ATTATAAATTTATCTTTACTCACTGTATTCAAAATTAGTATTTATCAAAATGATTATAAAAAATAAAAAAATCTATTACTTAATCAGTATTCTATTTGTAATTATTTCTTTTTTTTTATTAATTGTATCGAAAAAAAAGCAAACAACTATAATAGCACTTTTAACTCTATTCTTTTTTGGTGGTGGAGCTTTAGTAGTTTACATTCTAAACAATAATTTATATAGTGATAAAACTAAAAATATTGCAAGGATAATAGGCTATTTCATTTTCATTATTCTTTGCTATGCAATGCTACCATTTAACCATCTATTTAATGATTCAAGAAAATACACTCCACTATTAGGTTGGATAATTGGTATTATTGGAATCCCGTTTTTTTTGTTATAAAATTTTTGAATTAATCATAAAGTTCTAAGTTCAACAAATAAGTGCAACTCAAATTAAATCATTGGGGGCTAGCCCCCAATGATTAGCCAAGTGCTAAATTTGATTTGTGAAAAAAATATATAAACAACTCGACCAGGAACAAAGATACCAAATTGGAATACTTTTGACAGCAGGAAAAAGCAAAAAAGATATTGCTGATTTAATAGGCGTACATAAATCTACCATCACGCGTGAATTACAAAGAAATATTGGTAAGCGTGGTCTACACGCAGGTAGCTATATTCCTGATTTGGCGCAAGAAAAAACAAGTTTAAGGCACAAACAAAAAAACAAGGCAGTAAAATTCACAGAGTCGCTTAAAAATCAGGCAGCTAATTGGTTAAAGAATGAACAACTAAGTCCAGAATTGATTGCTGTAGAATGGAAGTGCATGGGCGTTCAGGGTGTTTCTCTAGAATGCATCTATCAATGGATATGGGACTGTAAAAAGAGTAATCGCAGAGCTGACGCGCCCTATAAAAATCTGTATAAATTTTTAAGACATGGCAGGCGCAGATTCAAAAGAGGCAACTATAAACAAACCCGAGGTATAATCAAAGACAGAGTATCCATTGAGAAACGTCCAAAAGTAGTTGAACAGCGAGAAAGATTGGGAGACATCGAAGTCGATTTAATGATGGGGAAAAACCACAAATCAGCTCTATTAGTGATGACAGACCGAGCAACTTTGGTAACCACCTTAGACAAATTGCAAGGAAAAGACGCTCAAAACATTCAAGAATTAATCAATAAAAGAATATCCAGAATAGGTAGCAGCTGGATCAAAACCATGACTTTTGACAACGGAAAAGAGTTTGCCGGACACAAACAAATAGCCGAAAAACACCATATCAAAACCTATTTCACCCGACCCTACACCTCGCAAGATAAAGGAACTGTTGAGAACAGAATAGGCTTGATAAGAAGATTTTTACCAAAGAAAACAGACCTGAATTTAGTAAGTAACCTAAGAATCAAACAAATAGAAAAATTAATTAACAATAGAAGAGTAAGAAAGTTTGGCTATATTAGCCCTATCGAAAAACTAAAATCTACTTGGCCAGTTGCACTTATAACTTGAACATGGCAGTTAATAAATGAGAACTACAGAAAATAGAATCTTTATTTCCAACAAAATAGAATGACTAGATAAAACATTGTAATCTTCCCTTAACTAGCTACATTCAAAACTAATGATTTCCACTGATTATTACTACAATTATCTTGCTGAAATGTTGGAAATTCACTTGTATTCGGTTTATTTATTTTTCCATATTTCAACAAAAACTCGTGCGGAGTAAGGTATCCGAGGCTTGCGTGCGGTCTCTTATTGTTATACATCCACATCCAAGCTTGAGAGAATATGTTGAATTGCTTGATTGTTGAAAACATAAAACAATCCAAAACTTCTTGTCTAAATGTACGATTAAAACGTTCGATCAAACTATTTTGCGTCGGTTGACCAGGCTGAATATAATTCAATTCAATAGACTGATTATGACAC
This portion of the Empedobacter stercoris genome encodes:
- a CDS encoding integrase core domain-containing protein, with the translated sequence MRPINHNITWSIDFKQDALQNGKKVRSLNILDDFNREILAIAVDTSLPSGRVVREFENLIQWRGKPERIRVDNGPEFIANALKDWCHNQSIELNYIQPGQPTQNSLIERFNRTFRQEVLDCFMFSTIKQFNIFSQAWMWMYNNKRPHASLGYLTPHEFLLKYGKINKPNTSEFPTFQQDNCSNNQWKSLVLNVAS
- a CDS encoding IS30 family transposase, which produces MKKIYKQLDQEQRYQIGILLTAGKSKKDIADLIGVHKSTITRELQRNIGKRGLHAGSYIPDLAQEKTSLRHKQKNKAVKFTESLKNQAANWLKNEQLSPELIAVEWKCMGVQGVSLECIYQWIWDCKKSNRRADAPYKNLYKFLRHGRRRFKRGNYKQTRGIIKDRVSIEKRPKVVEQRERLGDIEVDLMMGKNHKSALLVMTDRATLVTTLDKLQGKDAQNIQELINKRISRIGSSWIKTMTFDNGKEFAGHKQIAEKHHIKTYFTRPYTSQDKGTVENRIGLIRRFLPKKTDLNLVSNLRIKQIEKLINNRRVRKFGYISPIEKLKSTWPVALIT